AGCCAAAAGGTGTAGCCCCTAATCCCGGCATTGAAAGCCCCCCCGTTGCAATCACCAAAGCTGGAGCTTGGTAAATCTCACAAGCGGTCTGAATTTCAAAATAATTTGCTATTTTTTTAACAGAACTCACCGCTTGACGCAGTACAATTTCAACCTCACCTTTACGGCATTCTGCCTGCAATAAATCCACAATTTGTTGTGAGCTTTCATCACAAAATAATTGACCTAATTCCTTTTCGTGATAAGAAATACCATAGCTTACCACTAATGAGATAAAATCCCAGTTGGTGTAACGTGATAGGGCAGATTTGACGAAATGGCGATTTTGGCTTAAATAATGGCTTGCAGACACATCAAGATTCGTAAAATTACAAAATCCCCCTCCCGACATCAAAATTTTCCGCCCTATTTTTTTACCATTATCCAACACAACAACCTTTTTACCTGCTTGCCCTAATTGGGCTGCACAAAATAAACCAGCGGCTCCCGCCCCTATAATTACCACATCATACTGCTTCATTTTTATCCTTTTACATCACTTATGTTTCAGCTATTCTATTCAGAAAATAGGCAAATAATCAAAACTTTTATTCACACTCAAATTGCAAATTATTCAGGATATCTCACCGCTTGTACTTGCGTGAATGCGCCCTGTTCATTACACTTAACCGATTTTTTCTAACCAAATATATAATGAGAATACCAAGAATTTACCACCCAGAGCCCCTTGTTAATCAACAACGCTGTTTGCTTAGTGAAGAGGCAACCAACCACGTTGGACGTGTATTGCGTATGACACAAGGTGATCCATTGATCTTATTTGATGGCTCAAACCATATTTTTTACGCCACGATTGAATCTCTCTCTAAAAAGCAGATCCAAGTAGTGATCAGCCATAACGAGTTAGATAATCGAGAATCTTCCCTACCGATCCATTTAGGACAAGTAATTTCTCGAGGCGATCGAATGGAATTTACTATTCAGAAATCCGTTGAACTGGGGGTGAATATCATTACGCCTCTTTGGTCAGAACGCTGTGGTGTTAAACTTGATACAGAGCGCCAAGATAAGAAAATCCAGCAATGGCAAAAAATTGCAATCGCAGCTTGCGAACAATGCGGACGTAATCGCATTCCTGAAATTCGCCCAATAATGAAACTTACCGATTGGTGCAAAGAGCACGATGAAATGCTGAAATTAAATTTACATCCTCGAGCAAAATATACGCTAAAATCATTGCCTAATGTTCCAACTGCAGGTATTCGTCTCTTAATAGGACCCGAAGGTGGGCTTTCCACTGAAGAAATTATGATGACCGAGCAACAAGGTTTTACAGAAGTATTATTAGGCAAACGGGTACTGCGAACCGAAACGGCTTCACTCGCTACCATTACTGCATTGCAAACCCTATATGGAGATTTAAGCTGAATGGAAAATTTACAAGGTAAACTGCTAATTGCAACGCCAGATATGAATGATGATTATTTTGACCGTGCGGTAATTTATCTCTGCGATCATAATGAACAAGGGGCTATGGGGCTAATGATCAATTCCCCCACCGATCTTTCTGTGATGGAATTATTGGCAAAAATGGATTTTCTAATGGCAAATGAGCGTAATTATAGCCAAGATCAACTCGTTCTTTGTGGCGGTCCTGTAAGCCAAGATCGGGGATTTATTTTACATACCCCAATTAACATGCCTCTTCAGCACTCTTATCCTACCGCAAATGATATTATGCTCACCACATCAGGCGATATTTTAGAAAGCTTTGGTCGGAAAAATTCTCCAAGCCATTTTACCGTCTGTTTAGGATGTTGTACTTGGAAACCTGAACAATTAGAAAGTGAAATCGCCTACAATTATTGGCTTGTTGCGCCAAGCAATATCCATATTTTGTTTGAAACACACTATTTAGATCGCTGGAGTGAAGCACATAAATTGCTCGGTATTGATGGCGTATTAGCTAAAGCAGGACGAGCCTAATGAGCCAAATAGTTATCGCTTTTGATTTTGGTACAAAAAGTATCGGCTGTGCGGTAGGTCAAAGCATTACTAGTACAGCCCAACCATTATCCGCTCTCAAAGCCCAAGACGGTATTCCAAATTGGGACGCAATTGCCAAAATTTTACAAGAGTGGCAGCCTAATCTACTCATTGTTGGGCTACCACTCAATATGGATGGCACAGAACAGCCTTTAACTGAACGAGCAAAAAAATTTGCTAACCGCTTAAACGGACGTTTTAAACTACCCGTACAATTACATGATGAACGACTTACCACCATAGAAGCACGAGCAGATATTTTTGCTCGTGGAGGGTTTAAAGCCTTAAAAAAAGACAAAGTGGACTCTATTTCGGCCTGCTTAATTCTAGAAAGCTGGTTTGAAAGCTCATAACAAGCGGTAAATTCTCATAATTTTTTACTAAAAAATAAAGAAAAGGTGAGAAATGTTTCTCACCTTTTACATAGGTATTTAGGCTAATTTAGTTAGAACTTATTGAGCCACTAATTGTTTTGTTAAATCAATAACTTGTTGAACTTGCGTTGGCGATAATTTTCCCTCTGAGACAAACTGAACTTTGCCATTTTTATCTAATACCGCTATAAAACTCTCTTTGGCTTTTAAGCCCCACGCATTTTTAACACGACTTTTCTGATCTAACACAACAAGACTATGAGGATTATCTAATTTACCTGATTCCACACTATTTTTAACAAAAATCCCCGTTGCAACAATCGCATCATCGGCATTCACAATCGTTGTTGTTTGATATTTAGTACGATCAAAATTAGCTTGACGGATAGCGGTCATTAAAGCCTCATTTTTTTCTTTTACACTCGTTCTACCCGCAATATGTTGTACAATTCGTACCTTTCCCACTAATTCTCCAGAAGACCAATTTTTATAAATAATCTCTTTTCCTTTTACCACCAATTCACCGTCTTTAGTGACATTAACAGCCGGTAAAGACACATTTAACTGGATATTATGTGCAAAAACACTATTTGCTAAAAGAAAGCTGAAAATCCCCGCTTGCAATAGATTTTTTTTCATCTTTTTTCCTTTTCGTTCATTATATGAATTGAATTTTGCCACGCTAGCAACAATATTGAGCTAGTCTATACTGAAACGCTATCATAACAAAGCCGATCAGTCTCTTTTCAGCGAATTTCTACTCGTTTAATTTACAATTTTATGCTATTTTAGCCACCAATTTTCTCAAAATTTATCTTACAACTTTTTAAGGAGCTTAATTATGCAACAAGGTAGCGGAATAGAAATGATCTTTATTTTGGTTATTTTCGGATTAATTTTCTATTTTATGATTTACCGCCCACAAGCAAAACGCCAAAAACAACAACGTGAGCTACTTGCTAGCTTATCAAAAGGCGATGAGGTGCTGACAAGCGGTGGTTTAATTGGAAAAATTACCAAAACAACTGAAAATAGCGATAGTATCGTTATTGCATTAAATGATACAACTGAAGTAACAATCAAACGTGATTTCGTGGTAGCAGTATTACCTAAAGGCTCATTAAAATCCCTTTAATGCTGTTTTCATTCTAACTTTCCTTCTTAAATGGGGCTTATTGTGTTAAATCGCTTCCCTCTTTGGAAGAATCTGATGGTAATCTTTATGGTTGCCATTGGTATTTTATATGCCTTACCAAATTTATATGGTGAAGATCCTTCTGTACAAATTTCGGGTACTCGTGGACAACAAGCTACGACAGAAACCCTCTCGCAAGTACAATCTGTACTCCACTCAATGAATATTGAGCCTAAAGCCGTTAGTTTAGCAAATGGTTCAATTCTAGTTCGTTTAGCAAAAGATGAACAACAACTGCCTGCTAAAGAAAAAATTTCTGAAGTGTTAGGCGATCAATTCTCCGTAGCGTTAAACCTTGCAGCAGCCACACCAAAATGGCTAACTGCTATTGGCGGAGAACCAATGAAACGTGGACTAGATTTACGTGGTGGTGTTCGCTTCTTAATGGAAGTGGATATGAACACTGCATTAGTTAAGCAACAACAACAGCTACAAGATATTATTCGTAACGAATTGCGCAAAGAAAAATTTCAGTATAAAGCGGTGAAAAAGGCCGACAATTTTGCAACTGAAATTGAATTTAGCTCAAATCAAATTGCTGAAAAAGCTGCTCGTTTTCTTCGCCGTACCCATAGTGATTTAGAAGCAACATTTCTCAATCCTGAAACAATCTCTATTGCTCAATCTGCTAAAGGGTTAGCTGACGCTAGAGATTCTGCTATTGAACAAAATTTATCTATTTTGCGTAAACGGGTAGAAGAACTAGGTGTATCTGAACCAACCATTCAGCGCCAAGGAGCAGATCGAATCGTAGTAGAACTCCCAGGAGTACAAGATACAGCTCGAGCAAAAGAAATTTTAGGGGCAACTGCCACACTTGAATTTCGCTTAGTCAATACGAATGCAAATCCTGACTCTGCGGCTCGTGGCATTATTCCTGCTGATTCTGAAGTAAAACTAACTCGTCAAGATGTACCTACAGTACTATATCGCAAAGCGGTATTAAGCGGTGAACATATTATCAATGCCTCTTCAGGCGTTGATGATAAAGGTTTACCACAAGTTAGTATCAATCTTGATAGTGCAGGTGGCGATTTAATGTCCGCAGCAACTAAGAGTGCCGTAGGAAAACCAATGGCAACCCTTTATAGTGAATATAAAGATAGCGGCCGTAAAGATGAACACGGTAAAGTTATTCTCGAAAAACACGAAGAAGTAATCAATATTGCAACGATTAACTCTCGTTTAGGTAGCCAATTCCAAATTACAGGGATCAACAGCCCTGCTGAAGCACAAAACCTAGCCGTATTACTCCGCTCAGGAGCATTAATTGCACCTATTGTGATTGTCGAAGAAAGAACAATCGGTGCATCACTCGGGGCAGATAATATTACTCAAGGTATGAATGCAGGTATACTTGGACTCGTACTTACTGTTCTTTTCTGTTTAGTTTACTACAAAGTCTTCGGTATTTTTGCTGCATTAGCATTGTTTACTAACCTTATTCTCACTGTTGGGCTAATGTCACTCATTGGTGCAACACTCACAATGCCTGGTATTGCAGGGATTGTGCTTGCTGTAGGCATGTCTGTTGATGCCAATGTACTGATTTATGAGCGAATTAAAGAAGAAATCCGTAATGGACTTTCTATTCAGCAAGCCATCAATTCAGGTTATAACGGAGCATTTACCAGTATTTTCGACTCAAACCTAACTACTGTACTAACCTCCGTTATTCTCTACGCAGTAGGAACTGGCCCAGTCAAGGGCTTTGCCATCACTCTTGCTCTTGGCGTAATTATTTCAATGTTTACCGCAATTACAGGTACTAGAATGCTTGTAAACTGGATTTATGGCGGTAAACGTGTGAAAAAACTTTGGATTTAAGGGGAACAGATGACAACTCAGCAATCTGAAAATAATCGTACAGAAAAAGAAACTGAAATTAAGCTTCCCTATCGCTTAGTACCGTTTATGAAATACAGAAAAATTGCTTTTCTTTTCTCTATTTTATTAACACTATTCTGTCTTTTTACAATTAGCACCAAAGGCTTTAACTGGGGCTTAGATTTTACTGGTGGAACAGTAATTGAAACCAATTTCTCTCAACCAGCTGATTTAAATAAAGTTCGAGCAGTACTAGATGAGCATGGCTACCACAGTGCTTTAGTACAAACTTTTGGTGGACAAAAAGATGTAATGATCCGTCTTCCTGCATCTGCAGGCGACACAACACTTGGTAACAAAGTGATGGATTTAATCCACCAAAAACTTGATGCCAAGGCAACTATTCAAAGTATTGAATTCGTTGGGCCTAATGTTGGGGAAGAGCTTACACAAGGAGCAATTTACGCAACTCTTGCTACTTTAGTGATGCTACTCCTTTATGTTGGATTTAGATTTGAATGGCGTTTAGGTGTAGGCGGAATTTTAGCCCTATTCCACGATGTGATTGTAACAATTGGCGTTTTCTCTCTATTACAAATTGAAATCGACTTAACTTTCGTTGCTGCAATTTTATCGGTAGTTGGTTACTCTCTCAACGATAGTATCGTGGTATTTGACCGTGTACGTGAAAACTTTCCTAAAATCCGTCGCCGAGAATCTTTTGAAGTGATTGATATTTCATTAAGCCAAACATTATCTCGTACCTTAATGACCTCAATTACCACGCTATTTGTAGTGCTTGCACTTTACTTACTTGGTGGTCCAACACTTCACAGCTTCTCATTAGCTTTATTAATTGGTATCGGTTTTGGTACTTACTCTTCAATTTATATCGCTATCGGTGTAGCATTACAGCTCGGTTTGAAACGTGAACATATGCTTCAACCCGTAGCTGAAAAAGAAGGGGCTGATCAACAATCTCTTATTGATTACTAAAACAGCCTATTACTAAATACGAAACAAGCGGTTAGTTACCCAGAATATTATGCAATTTCTGTAAGTAACTAACCGCTTATTATTTTTATAACTTTCGAAAATAATACTTATTTTATAATGCTCCCAATAATTTACTTCTCTTTATCATATTCGTTCTACTCAAGAATTATTCTCTTACTTATTTTTTTATTATCTAATAAAAAAGGACAATATTAATAATTGCCCTTTATCAGTTAGATCTTAAGCCACAGCCACTTACTTTTATGATTGCTTTTCTTTTAAGCCTTTAAAAATAAAATAAATATTCACTGCTGTAACAAAAATATTAAGACCTGCAACAGGTAATGAGCCAATTAATGAGCCATAAATCACAAAACAAAATGCACCTAAAGCATTTACTAGGCGTAATTTGATTACATCTTTCAATAAAAAAGAGATCGCAACTAGGATCATTGCGATATAGCCAAGAATTTCAGTAAAATCCATATAATTCCTTATCATAAATATTCTTATCTAGTTATTTTAACCGTTCTTTCACTTTCTGTCGGTAGTTGTTTTTTACGCAAAGGTTTGCTTATAAAAAATTTACAAAAAAAGCATTTTTTGATAAAAAAATAACTATGATAATGGTATTTTTTAGTCAAAAACTTAACCCTGAATCAGAAAATATAACTACTTATTATCAGATCTACTTTAATAATAGCCCAAGCCATAGTAGTACAAGCTTGGATAAACACTAGGATAATAGCGATAAACTTTAATTTTCGTTGTTCTATCACTATGGTTTAACTCCTGCTCATCTTGTTTTGCTGTTGGGCTTACTGTATTCCCTGTCGCAACTTTTCGGTTATATTCCTGAACAGCTTTCATATCCATAGGAACAGTACTCTGTTGTGCTTGTTCAGCACAAGCTGTCAGTATTAATGGCATGACTATATATAAATATTTTTTCATTTTAGTCCCCTAAAAATAATTGCTCACCATAAATTTATATTCCAAACATATAAAATTTACTGATTATGATATTCCTTAACAGTAACTTTCGGTAAATTATGAGAAGAATTTAACGCATTTATTTTATTTCTAGCTTGCTTTGCAATTTCTTGATATTCCTTATTAAGAAATTCTGATTTAGCCCTAATATTAGTTGCCTTTTCCATAGCAGATACAGGATCTTTATCTATCAAATTAGATAATGTCTCTTGATCTTGAGGCTTTGGCTTCAAAGGATAAGTACTTTCTTGAGAACTACAAGCAGAAAGAAATAGAGATGCTACTAATAATAATCTTTTCATAAATATTAACCTTACTAATAATCAACTTAGTTTTAATTCTATATTAATAAGTTTAAATTCCAAACAATTTATCCTCTAAATTTCTAATATAAAGGTAAATATTTAGCCAATAAAAAAGCACCCAATGGGTGCTTTTTCTCTATTCTTTAATTATTAAAGAGCAGATTTTGCTTTAGCAACTAATGCTGCGAAAGCAACTTTATCAAATACTGCAATATCAGCTAAGATCTTACGGTCAATTTCAACAGATGCTTTTTTCAAACCATTGATGAACTTGCTGTATGATAAACCATTTTGACGAGCTGCCGCATTGATACGAGCAATCCATAATTGACGGAATTGACGTTTACGCTGACGACGGTCACGGTAAGCATATTGTGCAGCTTTAACTACTGCTTGGAAAGCAACGCGATACACGCGTGAACGTGCACCATAATAACCTTTAGCAGCCTTAAGAACTTTCTTATGGCGTGCTCTTGCAATAACACCACGTTTTACACGAGCCATTATTTAATCTCCTACTTATCTAATTTGAACATTCTGTTCATTCATTTAAAAACTAAAAACTCACTAATCGTACGTTAGCTTACTTAAACGCTTATGCGTATGGTAAGCAAGCAATTACTAATACTTGGTCTGCTTTCGCTACCATTGATTTATGACGTAAATGACGTTTACGTTTAGTTGTTTTCTTAGTCAAAATGTGACGTAAGTGAGATTGTTTACGTTTGAAACCGCCAGACGCTGTTTTTTTGAAACGTTTAGCAGCACCACGTACTGTTTTAATTTTTGGCATTGTTTAAAAACTCCGCATTGTTTAAGTTTACAACATAGCAATTAGGCGAAAATAAATAATTAATTTTTGAGTAAATACCCCAATATCAATATTATTTTACTTGAGTTGCACTAATTACTTCTTTTTCGGGGCAAGTACCATTACGGCTTGACGACCTTCTAATCTACCTGGGGCTGATTCAACCACAGAAATTTCAGCTAAGTCATTTTTAACACGCTCTAATACTTCCATACCAATTTCTTGGTGAGCCATCTCACGTCCACGGAAACGGACAGTAATTTTAGCTTTATCCCCTTCTTCTAAAAAGCGAATCAGGCTGCGTAGTTTTACCTGATAGTCGCCTTCGTCTGTACCTGGACGGAATTTAATTTCCTTCACTTGTACGACTTTCTGTTTTTTCTTCTGCTCTTTTGCGGCTTTCTCTTTCTCGTAAATAAACTTACCATAGTTCATAATGCGACAAACAGGAGGTTCAGCATTAGGGCTAATTTCAACCAAATCCAACTCGGCTGCTTCAGCTCGTGCTAGTGCATCTTGAATTGATACGATACCAACTTGCTCGCCATCTTGATCGGTCAAGCGAACTTCCTTTACACGAATTTCATCGTTAAGACGATGAGCTCGATTTGTCTGAACACGTTTTACAGGTTTAATAGTTCTATTCCTCTTGTAGATTTTTCTTATAATCATACCGCTTGCAGAAGAAAGTATGATTTCTTACATTGACTCATAAATGAGCAAAACGCCCGAATTCTAATGGATACAGCAGAATAAAGCAATAGAAAATATATAAAATGACAAGACTATTTAACGTTTCTGATTAAACCTTCTTTTTCAGCCGCTAATTTACACAATCTTGCTACATTCTCTGCTGTTGATATTATATTCTCTTTTGCTGATTTTAAGGTTGCATCAAGATTTTCTACTTGACGAATAATCGGAAATACCGCATCAATCCCATATTCATATACTACAGAATAATCAGCTTTAACACTTCCAACAATAGCAATTACAGGCTTACTCCATTGCTTAGCGACTTTTGCAACACCAATAGGTGTTTTACCTGCAATAGTTTGCGAATCCATACGGCCTTCCCCTGTAATTACCCAATCTGCATTTTTAATTTTCTCTGCTAAATTGGTCGCTTGAACAACCATTTCTACGCCAGATTTTAACGTTACATTTGGAAGCAATAACAACCCTGCCCCCATCCCACCTGCAGCCCCTGCTCCTGAAGGATGAGCAATATCTAAGTTATACTGTAATTTTACCTGTTCTGCAAAATGCTCTAAAGCACGATCTAGAATTTGAACCATTTCAGGCGTTGCTCCTTTTTGAGGAGCAAACACGGCCGACGCCCCCTTTTCACCACATAATTGATGAGTAACATCACAGGCAACGTCAATTTGTACCTGTGCTAAACGGCTATCTAATTGGCTTAAATCAATCTGAGATATTGATGAAAGGTGCTCCCCACCAAACTTAACATCCTCTCCTTTATTCGTTAGAAAATGAGCGCCTAGTGCTTGTAACATTCCTACTCCACCATCATTTGTTGCACTACCGCCAATGCCAAGCAGAATTTTTTTCACCCCTAAATCTAATGCTTTTTTAATTAATTCACCTGTACCATAGCTTGTCGTTTTTAATGGATTACGTTGTTCAACAGGAACTAAATGCAATCCAGACGCTGCTGCCATTTCAATAAAAGCAGTTTGCTTATCACCAGACAGTCCAAAAACAGCCTCAACTTGATTAGCAAGCGGTGCGATTACGACTTCTTTTTGTAAATGCCCCGAAGTTGCATCAACCAGCGATTGAACCGTCCCTTCACCGCCATCAGCCATTGGCACAAGTTGATAAGTCGCCTGTGGAAAAATTCGCTGAAAACCTTCTTGAATGGCTAATGCAACCTCTAAGGCATTCAAACTCTCTTTAAATGAATCAGGGGCTATTACAATATTCATTTTATCTCCAATTTAGAACCGAATTGATACAAAAAAGGCTAAACAGATTCTATCCGTTTAGCCTTAAATTTATACGATAATTTCTATTATCATAGCGCTAAAAAATTACTCTTCACCAAATAATTTTAACTCACGTTGTTTAATCTGGTTTTTAAGCATTTCCGTAAACTCAGCAACAGTGAAAGTGCCAAGATCTGCCCCTTTACGGGTACGAACTGCAATTTTGCCAGCTTCGATCTCTTTATCGCCACAAACAATCATATAAGGCACTCGGCGTAAGGTATGTTCACGAATTTTAAAGCCAATTTTTTCATTTCGAAGATCAGCTTTCGCTCGAATACCTGCATCAGATAACGTTTTAACCACATCTTTTACATAGTCTGATTGGCTATCGGTAATATTCATCACAACTGCCTGAACAGGAGCAAGCCAGGTTGGGAAAAAGCCTGCATACTCTTCAGTAATAATCCCGATAAAACGTTCTAATGAACCTAAAATAGCACGGTGAATCATCACAGGGGTTTTGCGATCATTATCTTCTGCAACATACGAAGCACTTAAACGTTCTGGTAAGAAGAAATCTAATTGAATTGTGCCACATTGCCAAGCCCGATCTAAGCTATCATGTAAAGTGAATTCAATTTTCGGGCCATAAAATGCCCCCTCACCTTCTTGAATTTCAAATTCTAGTCCATTTGCAACTAATGCTGCGGCCAAATCTGCTTCGGCTTTCGCCCACATTTCATCTGTACCGATGCTATTTTCTGGTCGAGTTGAAAGTTTAACTTTGATATTTTCAAAACCAAAGGTACTGTAAATATCGTAAACCATTTTAATACAAGCGGTAACTTCTGGCTCAACTTGATCAGGCGTACAGAAAATATGTGCATCATCTTGCGTAAAACCTCTGACTCGCATAATGCCATGCAATGAACCTGACGGTTCATTTCGATGGCAAGAGCCAAATTCTGCCATACGCAACGGCAAATCACGGTAGGATTTTAAACCTTGATTAAAAATTTGAATATGTCCTGGACAGTTCATTGGTTTAATCGCATATTCACGATTTTCTGATGACGTTGTAAACATCAAATCGCCATAGTTTTGCCAGTGACCTGTTTTTTCCCATAATATACGGTCCATCATAAATGGGCCTTTAACTTCCTGATAATCGTATTGCTTTAATTTAGTCCGTACAAAAGTTTCTAGCTCACGGAAAATTGTCCAACCATCGTTATGCCAGAACACCATACCCGGTGCTTCCTCTTGCATATGGAAAAGATCTAATGCCTTACCAATTTTACGGTGATCTCGTTTTGCTGCTTCTTCTAAACGATGTAAATAATCAGCAAGTTGTTTTTTATCTGCCCATGCTGTGCCGTAAATACGTTGCAACATTTTGTTTTTACTATCGCCACGCCAGTATGCCCCCGCCACTTTCATAATTTTGAAATGATGGCAAAAACGCATATTTGGCACATGAGGACCACGACACATATCAATATATTCTTCATGATGATATAATGCTGGCGTGTCCGATTTATCTATATTTTCATCTAAAATAGCAAGTTTATAAGGCTCATTACGATCTTCAAAAGTATCATGGGCGGTTTGCCAGCTACCGACTTTTTTCACCACATCATAATTTGTTTTAGCCAATGCTAACATCCGTTTTTCAATATTATCTAAGTCTTCTTGTGTCAAAGAACGGTCTAAATCAACATCATAATAAAAGCCGTTATCAATAGTTGGCCCAATTGCCATTTTCGCATCAGGAAAAAGCTGTTTAATTGCGTGCCCAAGTAAATGTGCCGTTGAGTGGCGGATAATTTCTAATCCATCTTCATCTTTAGCAGTAATAATTTCTAGCTTTGCATCTTCAGTAATTAAATCTGATGCATCACGGCGAATCCCGTTCACTCGCCCTGCAATAGTTGCTTTTGCTAGCCCTGCACCAATACTTTGTGCAACATCTAAAACAGTAACTGGATTTTCAAATTGGCGTTGAGAGCCATCTGGAAGTGTAATAATTGGCATAATTGTTCCTTTACAGTGGTAACCCATACGAGAGGTTACTTGTTTGTTTTTCATTCATAATGTGTAAAACGTTTGAATAAAAAACCGCTTGCAAGCGGTTAAATAAACAAAAATTTTACGATTTACCTAAGCTCGTCCCTACAATGAACGTTCAATAAGCGATAGTTATTTTAGCATAATATTAACTAAAAAAGAAAATCATCGAATAAACGAAAATACAATAAAATTTTTCACAATAAATAGACTAATATTGTGCAAAATATCGTAAAATAATCCATATTATTTCTAAATAATAGGAGAGGAAATGTTTAGTTTATTTAAGAAAGCAAAAAAATCTGAATTAGAGCCTGTTGATATTGATGTCAATGAGATTCTTATTGCCCTTGGTGGTGCAGAAAATATTGAGAAAGTCGGCGCTTGTGTAACTCGTTTGCGTGTATCATTGAAAGATTTTGATAAAGTAAATCATAAAATGTTAAAAGCATTGGGTGCTGTTGATACCGTCAAAGTAGGGTCAAGTATCCAAGCTATTTTTGGGATTAAATCAAAAGATTATGCAGTCGCACTTGAGAACTTATTAAATAAAT
This portion of the Vespertiliibacter pulmonis genome encodes:
- the rsmE gene encoding 16S rRNA (uracil(1498)-N(3))-methyltransferase encodes the protein MRIPRIYHPEPLVNQQRCLLSEEATNHVGRVLRMTQGDPLILFDGSNHIFYATIESLSKKQIQVVISHNELDNRESSLPIHLGQVISRGDRMEFTIQKSVELGVNIITPLWSERCGVKLDTERQDKKIQQWQKIAIAACEQCGRNRIPEIRPIMKLTDWCKEHDEMLKLNLHPRAKYTLKSLPNVPTAGIRLLIGPEGGLSTEEIMMTEQQGFTEVLLGKRVLRTETASLATITALQTLYGDLS
- a CDS encoding YqgE/AlgH family protein, translated to MENLQGKLLIATPDMNDDYFDRAVIYLCDHNEQGAMGLMINSPTDLSVMELLAKMDFLMANERNYSQDQLVLCGGPVSQDRGFILHTPINMPLQHSYPTANDIMLTTSGDILESFGRKNSPSHFTVCLGCCTWKPEQLESEIAYNYWLVAPSNIHILFETHYLDRWSEAHKLLGIDGVLAKAGRA
- the ruvX gene encoding Holliday junction resolvase RuvX; this translates as MSQIVIAFDFGTKSIGCAVGQSITSTAQPLSALKAQDGIPNWDAIAKILQEWQPNLLIVGLPLNMDGTEQPLTERAKKFANRLNGRFKLPVQLHDERLTTIEARADIFARGGFKALKKDKVDSISACLILESWFESS
- a CDS encoding YtfJ family protein; its protein translation is MKKNLLQAGIFSFLLANSVFAHNIQLNVSLPAVNVTKDGELVVKGKEIIYKNWSSGELVGKVRIVQHIAGRTSVKEKNEALMTAIRQANFDRTKYQTTTIVNADDAIVATGIFVKNSVESGKLDNPHSLVVLDQKSRVKNAWGLKAKESFIAVLDKNGKVQFVSEGKLSPTQVQQVIDLTKQLVAQ
- the yajC gene encoding preprotein translocase subunit YajC — protein: MQQGSGIEMIFILVIFGLIFYFMIYRPQAKRQKQQRELLASLSKGDEVLTSGGLIGKITKTTENSDSIVIALNDTTEVTIKRDFVVAVLPKGSLKSL
- the secD gene encoding protein translocase subunit SecD translates to MLNRFPLWKNLMVIFMVAIGILYALPNLYGEDPSVQISGTRGQQATTETLSQVQSVLHSMNIEPKAVSLANGSILVRLAKDEQQLPAKEKISEVLGDQFSVALNLAAATPKWLTAIGGEPMKRGLDLRGGVRFLMEVDMNTALVKQQQQLQDIIRNELRKEKFQYKAVKKADNFATEIEFSSNQIAEKAARFLRRTHSDLEATFLNPETISIAQSAKGLADARDSAIEQNLSILRKRVEELGVSEPTIQRQGADRIVVELPGVQDTARAKEILGATATLEFRLVNTNANPDSAARGIIPADSEVKLTRQDVPTVLYRKAVLSGEHIINASSGVDDKGLPQVSINLDSAGGDLMSAATKSAVGKPMATLYSEYKDSGRKDEHGKVILEKHEEVINIATINSRLGSQFQITGINSPAEAQNLAVLLRSGALIAPIVIVEERTIGASLGADNITQGMNAGILGLVLTVLFCLVYYKVFGIFAALALFTNLILTVGLMSLIGATLTMPGIAGIVLAVGMSVDANVLIYERIKEEIRNGLSIQQAINSGYNGAFTSIFDSNLTTVLTSVILYAVGTGPVKGFAITLALGVIISMFTAITGTRMLVNWIYGGKRVKKLWI
- the secF gene encoding protein translocase subunit SecF is translated as MTTQQSENNRTEKETEIKLPYRLVPFMKYRKIAFLFSILLTLFCLFTISTKGFNWGLDFTGGTVIETNFSQPADLNKVRAVLDEHGYHSALVQTFGGQKDVMIRLPASAGDTTLGNKVMDLIHQKLDAKATIQSIEFVGPNVGEELTQGAIYATLATLVMLLLYVGFRFEWRLGVGGILALFHDVIVTIGVFSLLQIEIDLTFVAAILSVVGYSLNDSIVVFDRVRENFPKIRRRESFEVIDISLSQTLSRTLMTSITTLFVVLALYLLGGPTLHSFSLALLIGIGFGTYSSIYIAIGVALQLGLKREHMLQPVAEKEGADQQSLIDY
- the rplT gene encoding 50S ribosomal protein L20, which translates into the protein MARVKRGVIARARHKKVLKAAKGYYGARSRVYRVAFQAVVKAAQYAYRDRRQRKRQFRQLWIARINAAARQNGLSYSKFINGLKKASVEIDRKILADIAVFDKVAFAALVAKAKSAL
- the rpmI gene encoding 50S ribosomal protein L35; translation: MPKIKTVRGAAKRFKKTASGGFKRKQSHLRHILTKKTTKRKRHLRHKSMVAKADQVLVIACLPYA
- the infC gene encoding translation initiation factor IF-3 — translated: MIIRKIYKRNRTIKPVKRVQTNRAHRLNDEIRVKEVRLTDQDGEQVGIVSIQDALARAEAAELDLVEISPNAEPPVCRIMNYGKFIYEKEKAAKEQKKKQKVVQVKEIKFRPGTDEGDYQVKLRSLIRFLEEGDKAKITVRFRGREMAHQEIGMEVLERVKNDLAEISVVESAPGRLEGRQAVMVLAPKKK